A genomic region of Venturia canescens isolate UGA chromosome 9, ASM1945775v1, whole genome shotgun sequence contains the following coding sequences:
- the LOC122415552 gene encoding mitogen-activated protein kinase p38b-like isoform X1 — translation MPRFQKIEINRTEWEVPDRYQMLTPVGSGAYGQVCSAQDTVTSQKVAIKKLARPFQSDVHAKRTYRELRMLKHMNHENVIGLLDVFHPSSSLEDFQHVYLVTHLMGADLNNIVRTQKLSDDHVQFLVYQILRGLKYIHSAGIIHRDLKPSNIAVNEDCELKILDFGLARPTENEMTGYVATRWYRAPEIMLNWMHYSQTVDIWSVGCIMAELLTGRTLFPGTDHIHQLNLIMEILGTPRDEFMQKISSESARNYIQSLPPLKKKNFKDVFRGANPLAINLLEMMLELDSEKRITAEQALAHPYLAQYADPTDEPVSLPYDQSFEDMDLPVEKWKELIYHEVVNFVPQQIPSMSSTEDTNS, via the exons ATGCCGAGATTTCAGAAGATTGAAATAAACAGAACGGAATGGGAGGTACCTGATCGTTATCAGATGCTAACGCCAGTTGGCTCGGGTGCTTACGGTCAAGTTTG TTCTGCTCAGGATACTGTTACCAGTCAAAAAGTGGCAATAAAAAAACTGGCCAGAccttttcaatcagacgttcacGCTAAGAGAACATACAGAGAGCTGAGAATGCTAAAGCACATGAATCATGAGAAT GTAATTGGTCTACTAGATGTGTTTCACCCGTCGTCATCCTTGGAAGATTTCCAACATGT CTATCTTGTCACGCATCTAATGGGTGCTGATCTCAATAATATTGTGAGGACGCAAAAACTCTCTGATGATCATGTACAATTTTTGGTTTACCAAATTCTAAGAGGACTCAAATATATTCACTCTGCAGGAATAATTCACAGG GACCTTAAACCATCCAATATAGCTGTTAACGAAGActgtgaattgaaaattttggatTTTGGTTTGGCAAGACCAACAGAAAATGAAATGACAGGATATGTTGCCACAAGGTGGTACAGAGCACCGGAAATAATGCTGAATTGGATGCACTACAGTCAAACAG TCGATATTTGGTCCGTTGGCTGCATTATGGCTGAATTGCTGACCGGAAGAACATTGTTCCCTGGCACCGATC ATATTCATCAATTGAATCTAATAATGGAAATTCTCGGCACTCCACGGGACGAGTTTATGCAGAAAATATCATCAGAATCG gCGAGGAATTACATTCAAAGTTTACCACCTCTGAAGAAGAAGAACTTCAAAGATGTTTTCCGTGGGGCTAATCCACTCG CTATCAATTTACTGGAGATGATGTTGGAGCTGGATTCAGAAAAACGTATAACAGCTGAACAAGCATTGGCTCATCCTTATCTGGCCCAATACGCAGATCCCACAGACGAGCCGGTCTCGTTACCCTACGATCAAAGTTTCGAAGACATGGATCTGCCGgtggagaaatggaaagagcTTATTTATCACGAGGTCGTTAATTTCGTTCCTCAGCAAATaccctcgatgtcatcgaCCGAGGACACGAATTCTTAA
- the LOC122415552 gene encoding mitogen-activated protein kinase p38b-like isoform X2 has protein sequence MPRFQKIEINRTEWEVPDRYQMLTPVGSGAYGQVCSAQDTVTSQKVAIKKLARPFQSDVHAKRTYRELRMLKHMNHENVIGLLDVFHPSSSLEDFQHVYLVTHLMGADLNNIVRTQKLSDDHVQFLVYQILRGLKYIHSAGIIHRDLKPSNIAVNEDCELKILDFGLARPTENEMTGYVATRWYRAPEIMLNWMHYSQTVDIWSVGCIMAELLTGRTLFPGTDHIDHLTRVLVLCGTPTEETLSKITSQEARNYIQSLPPLKKKNFKDVFRGANPLAINLLEMMLELDSEKRITAEQALAHPYLAQYADPTDEPVSLPYDQSFEDMDLPVEKWKELIYHEVVNFVPQQIPSMSSTEDTNS, from the exons ATGCCGAGATTTCAGAAGATTGAAATAAACAGAACGGAATGGGAGGTACCTGATCGTTATCAGATGCTAACGCCAGTTGGCTCGGGTGCTTACGGTCAAGTTTG TTCTGCTCAGGATACTGTTACCAGTCAAAAAGTGGCAATAAAAAAACTGGCCAGAccttttcaatcagacgttcacGCTAAGAGAACATACAGAGAGCTGAGAATGCTAAAGCACATGAATCATGAGAAT GTAATTGGTCTACTAGATGTGTTTCACCCGTCGTCATCCTTGGAAGATTTCCAACATGT CTATCTTGTCACGCATCTAATGGGTGCTGATCTCAATAATATTGTGAGGACGCAAAAACTCTCTGATGATCATGTACAATTTTTGGTTTACCAAATTCTAAGAGGACTCAAATATATTCACTCTGCAGGAATAATTCACAGG GACCTTAAACCATCCAATATAGCTGTTAACGAAGActgtgaattgaaaattttggatTTTGGTTTGGCAAGACCAACAGAAAATGAAATGACAGGATATGTTGCCACAAGGTGGTACAGAGCACCGGAAATAATGCTGAATTGGATGCACTACAGTCAAACAG TCGATATTTGGTCCGTTGGCTGCATTATGGCTGAATTGCTGACCGGAAGAACATTGTTCCCTGGCACCGATC ACATTGACCACCTAACACGAGTTCTAGTGCTTTGTGGTACGCCCACAGAAGAGACTTTAAGCAAAATTACCAGCCAAGag gCGAGGAATTACATTCAAAGTTTACCACCTCTGAAGAAGAAGAACTTCAAAGATGTTTTCCGTGGGGCTAATCCACTCG CTATCAATTTACTGGAGATGATGTTGGAGCTGGATTCAGAAAAACGTATAACAGCTGAACAAGCATTGGCTCATCCTTATCTGGCCCAATACGCAGATCCCACAGACGAGCCGGTCTCGTTACCCTACGATCAAAGTTTCGAAGACATGGATCTGCCGgtggagaaatggaaagagcTTATTTATCACGAGGTCGTTAATTTCGTTCCTCAGCAAATaccctcgatgtcatcgaCCGAGGACACGAATTCTTAA